One window of the Cyanobium sp. AMD-g genome contains the following:
- a CDS encoding ABC transporter ATP-binding protein encodes MAVDRARAATTPAPGLSRLLASLRPHRRLVRLAAACSVLNKLFDLAPPVLIGLAVDVVVQQRTSWLAGLGFSTVPGQLGVLAVLSFLIWSAESGFEYLYALLWRRLAQTVQHELRVEAYDHLQHLEMGFFEAGSSGRLLTVLNDDINQLERFLDQGANEILQLVTTVLAVGGTMLVLSPTVAGVSFLPIPVILWGSLRFQRRLAPRYREVRERAGDLASLLSNNIGGMLTIKSYAAEGWEKQRLVAQSQAYRASNGQAIRLSAAFIPLIRFAILFAFIAILVIGGLQAWSGAIAIGTYSFLVFITQRLLWPLTTLGRTLDDYQRAMASTHRVMDLLDTPIAIPSGHRPLPVAAVRGHIRFEAVDFAYPGRDRLLEGFDLEVPVGATLGIVGATGSGKSTIVKLLLRLYAIQAGRVLLDGVAIEELELQDLRRAIGLVSQEVFLFHGTVAENIAYGSFQASRVAIERAAGLAEAAGFIDELPQGYDTVVGERGLRLSGGQRQRIALARAILKDPPVLVLDEATAAVDNETEAAIQRSLDRITASRTTLVIAHRLSTVRHADRIVVMERGRIVESGGHDDLLARNGAYAALWRVQTGLRPEESVR; translated from the coding sequence ATGGCCGTTGATCGCGCCAGGGCGGCGACCACCCCAGCTCCGGGGCTCTCACGTCTGCTGGCCAGCCTGCGGCCGCACCGCAGGCTCGTCCGGCTGGCGGCCGCCTGTTCGGTGCTCAACAAACTCTTCGACCTGGCTCCGCCTGTCCTCATCGGCCTGGCGGTCGATGTGGTGGTGCAGCAGCGCACCTCCTGGCTGGCGGGGCTCGGCTTCAGCACCGTTCCCGGCCAGCTGGGCGTGCTGGCCGTCCTCTCGTTCCTGATCTGGAGCGCCGAGTCCGGCTTCGAATACCTGTACGCCCTGCTGTGGCGTCGCCTCGCCCAGACCGTCCAGCACGAGCTGCGCGTCGAGGCCTACGACCACCTCCAGCACCTGGAGATGGGCTTCTTCGAAGCCGGCAGCAGCGGGCGTCTGCTCACGGTCCTCAACGACGACATCAACCAGCTGGAGCGCTTCCTCGATCAGGGGGCCAACGAGATCCTGCAACTGGTCACCACCGTCCTGGCGGTGGGCGGCACGATGCTGGTGCTGTCCCCCACGGTGGCGGGCGTCTCCTTCCTGCCGATTCCGGTGATCCTTTGGGGGTCCCTGCGGTTTCAGCGGCGCCTGGCCCCCCGCTATCGGGAGGTGCGCGAGCGGGCCGGTGATCTGGCCAGCCTGCTGAGCAACAACATCGGCGGCATGCTCACCATCAAGAGCTACGCCGCGGAGGGGTGGGAGAAGCAACGGCTGGTCGCCCAGAGCCAGGCCTACCGGGCCAGCAACGGCCAGGCCATCCGCCTGTCGGCGGCCTTCATCCCCCTGATCCGGTTCGCGATCCTGTTTGCTTTCATCGCGATCCTCGTGATCGGCGGTTTGCAGGCCTGGAGTGGTGCCATCGCCATCGGCACCTATTCGTTTCTCGTTTTCATCACCCAGCGGCTGCTGTGGCCGCTCACCACCCTGGGCCGCACCCTTGACGACTACCAGCGCGCCATGGCCTCCACCCACCGGGTGATGGATCTGCTGGACACCCCGATCGCCATCCCCAGCGGCCACCGGCCGCTGCCTGTCGCCGCCGTCCGCGGTCACATCCGCTTCGAGGCGGTCGACTTCGCCTACCCCGGCCGCGACAGGCTTCTGGAAGGCTTTGATCTGGAGGTGCCCGTCGGCGCCACCCTGGGGATTGTGGGGGCCACCGGCTCCGGCAAGAGCACCATCGTCAAGCTGCTGCTGCGGCTCTATGCGATCCAGGCGGGACGGGTCCTGCTCGATGGCGTCGCGATCGAGGAGCTGGAGCTGCAGGACCTGCGCCGGGCCATTGGTCTGGTGAGCCAGGAGGTGTTCCTCTTCCACGGCACCGTCGCCGAGAACATCGCCTACGGCAGCTTCCAAGCCAGCCGCGTGGCGATCGAAAGGGCCGCCGGCCTGGCCGAGGCGGCCGGATTCATCGACGAGCTGCCCCAGGGTTACGACACCGTTGTCGGAGAGCGGGGCCTGCGCCTGTCCGGAGGCCAACGGCAACGCATCGCCCTGGCCCGGGCGATTCTCAAGGATCCGCCGGTCCTGGTGCTGGATGAGGCCACCGCCGCCGTCGACAACGAAACGGAAGCGGCGATTCAGCGCTCCCTCGACCGCATCACCGCCTCACGCACCACCCTGGTGATCGCCCACCGGCTGAGCACGGTCCGCCACGCCGACAGGATCGTGGTGATGGAACGGGGGAGGATCGTTGAGAGCGGCGGACACGACGACCTGCTGGCCAGGAACGGGGCCTATGCCGCCCTCTGGCGCGTGCAGACCGGGCTGAGACCGGAGGAATCCGTCCGCTGA
- a CDS encoding RNA-binding protein, translating to MTIYVGNLSFQAEREDLLDLFGQYGEVRQCSLPLDRETGRKRGFAFIELADDASEQKAIDDLQDVEWMGRMIRVNKATPREGGGGGGGGGRSGGGGGYGGGGGRPGGGGGGRSSGGGYGGGGGGGGYGGGGGGGNRW from the coding sequence ATGACCATCTACGTCGGCAACCTCTCGTTCCAGGCTGAACGCGAGGACCTTCTTGATCTCTTCGGCCAATACGGCGAGGTCCGTCAGTGCAGCCTTCCCCTCGACCGGGAAACGGGCCGCAAGCGTGGCTTCGCCTTCATCGAACTGGCCGACGACGCCTCCGAGCAGAAGGCCATCGACGACCTCCAGGACGTCGAATGGATGGGCCGCATGATCCGCGTCAACAAGGCCACACCCCGTGAAGGCGGTGGTGGTGGCGGTGGCGGCGGCCGTTCCGGCGGCGGCGGTGGCTACGGCGGCGGCGGTGGTCGCCCCGGCGGTGGCGGCGGTGGCCGCTCCAGTGGCGGTGGCTACGGCGGCGGCGGCGGCGGTGGCGGCTACGGGGGTGGCGGCGGCGGTGGCAATCGCTGGTGA
- a CDS encoding DEAD/DEAH box helicase, with the protein MTQIIDGSTLIGAADSQAAIEQPCEDNLLSSVVTPQEDDLTIVIPDSVASADPETDLASALPEAETTVSAFAAFGLRRELLDGLAAIGFEEPSPIQKAAIPELMLGRDLVGQAQTGTGKTAAFGLPLLERLDAGQRTPQVLVLTPTRELAMQVAEAFNSYAACMKGVKVLPIYGGADFRDQIQHLRRGVQIVVGTPGRVMDHMRQGTLDLSGLRSLVLDEADEMLRMGFIDDVKWVLEQLPAERQVVLFSATMPSEIRRISQNYLKDPAEVTIRQKAADGRRIRQRHLVVNGPQKLEALERVLEAEGSEGVIIFARTKAITLTVAESLEQHGYDVAVLNGDVPQTQRERTIERLRDGRVNVLVATDVAARGLDVDRIGLVINYDIPFDGEAYVHRIGRTGRAGRSGEAILFLTPRERRFLGGLERAVNQPIEAMEVPGNASINQHRLDRLRQKLTTALQQPVCNPEERALLAEILQRVAQEQSCSPDQLALAALELGLGGKPLLLQGEERWGQSRAGAPTRERDRDRGDRERGGDRRPFNDRTQERGEDGPEDNMERFRIEVGWRDRVKPGNIVGAIANESGLAGRSIGKIRIFDAHSTVDLPKGMPDDVFADLRRLRVMNKELQISRLGS; encoded by the coding sequence GTGACCCAGATCATTGACGGCAGCACCCTCATCGGTGCCGCCGATTCCCAGGCGGCCATCGAGCAGCCTTGCGAGGACAACCTCCTTTCGTCCGTCGTGACTCCTCAGGAGGACGACCTCACCATTGTCATCCCCGATTCCGTTGCTTCCGCCGACCCGGAAACGGACCTCGCGAGCGCCCTTCCTGAGGCGGAAACCACCGTCAGCGCCTTCGCCGCCTTCGGTCTGCGCCGTGAACTCCTCGACGGCCTGGCGGCCATCGGCTTCGAGGAACCCTCCCCGATCCAGAAAGCCGCCATTCCCGAGTTGATGCTCGGCCGCGACCTGGTGGGCCAGGCCCAGACCGGCACCGGCAAGACGGCAGCCTTCGGCCTGCCCCTGCTGGAGCGCCTCGATGCCGGCCAACGCACCCCCCAGGTGCTGGTGCTGACCCCCACCCGCGAACTGGCGATGCAGGTGGCGGAGGCCTTCAACAGCTATGCCGCCTGCATGAAGGGCGTCAAGGTGCTGCCGATCTACGGCGGCGCCGATTTCCGCGACCAGATCCAGCATCTCCGCCGGGGCGTGCAGATTGTCGTGGGTACCCCCGGCCGGGTGATGGATCACATGCGCCAGGGCACCCTCGACCTGTCCGGTCTGCGCAGCCTGGTGCTGGACGAGGCCGACGAGATGCTCCGCATGGGCTTCATCGATGACGTCAAGTGGGTGCTCGAGCAGCTCCCTGCCGAACGTCAGGTGGTGCTGTTCTCCGCCACCATGCCCTCGGAGATCCGCCGCATCTCCCAGAACTATCTCAAGGACCCGGCCGAGGTCACGATTCGCCAGAAGGCCGCCGACGGCCGCCGCATCCGCCAGCGTCATCTCGTGGTGAACGGGCCCCAGAAGCTGGAGGCCCTCGAGCGGGTGCTTGAGGCCGAGGGCAGCGAAGGGGTGATCATCTTCGCCCGCACCAAGGCCATCACCCTCACGGTGGCCGAATCCCTCGAGCAGCACGGCTACGACGTGGCGGTGCTCAACGGCGACGTGCCCCAGACCCAGCGGGAGCGCACGATCGAGCGTCTGCGCGATGGCCGCGTCAACGTGCTGGTGGCCACCGATGTGGCGGCCAGGGGTCTCGACGTCGACCGCATCGGCCTGGTCATCAACTACGACATCCCCTTTGACGGCGAGGCCTACGTGCACCGCATCGGCCGCACCGGGCGGGCGGGGCGCAGCGGCGAGGCGATCCTGTTCCTGACCCCGCGGGAGCGTCGCTTCCTGGGGGGTCTGGAGCGGGCCGTCAACCAGCCGATCGAAGCCATGGAGGTGCCTGGCAACGCCAGCATCAACCAGCACCGCCTCGATCGGCTGCGCCAGAAGCTGACCACGGCCCTGCAGCAGCCGGTCTGCAACCCGGAAGAGCGGGCCCTGCTGGCCGAAATCCTGCAACGGGTGGCCCAGGAGCAATCCTGCAGCCCCGACCAGCTGGCCCTCGCCGCCCTGGAGCTGGGGCTGGGCGGCAAACCCCTGCTGCTGCAGGGTGAGGAGCGCTGGGGTCAGTCCCGTGCCGGTGCCCCCACAAGGGAGCGCGACCGCGACCGTGGCGACAGGGAGCGGGGTGGTGATCGCCGGCCCTTCAACGACCGCACCCAGGAGCGCGGCGAAGACGGCCCCGAGGACAACATGGAACGGTTCCGGATCGAGGTGGGCTGGCGCGATCGGGTCAAGCCCGGGAACATTGTGGGCGCCATCGCCAACGAATCCGGCCTCGCCGGCCGATCAATCGGAAAGATCCGCATCTTCGATGCCCACAGCACCGTCGACCTGCCCAAGGGCATGCCTGACGACGTCTTCGCGGACCTTCGTCGCCTGCGGGTGATGAACAAGGAACTTCAGATCTCCCGACTGGGCTCCTGA
- a CDS encoding phosphomannose isomerase type II C-terminal cupin domain produces MTASSTERVHRPWGWFETLATGPGYLVKRLLITANQRISLQRHQHRSEHWVVVAGSGMMECNGDGTAAVPGATLFVPCGGVHRAAAAAASDLEIIEVQLGTELREDDIERFSDDYGRVVKSRFNL; encoded by the coding sequence TTGACAGCGTCCAGCACTGAACGCGTCCACCGTCCCTGGGGATGGTTCGAAACCCTGGCGACGGGCCCCGGCTATCTCGTCAAACGGCTCCTGATCACGGCGAATCAGCGGATCAGCCTCCAGCGTCACCAGCACCGCAGCGAGCACTGGGTGGTGGTCGCCGGCTCGGGAATGATGGAGTGCAATGGCGATGGCACCGCCGCCGTTCCCGGCGCCACCCTGTTCGTGCCCTGCGGTGGCGTCCATCGGGCGGCGGCGGCGGCAGCCTCCGACCTGGAAATCATCGAGGTGCAGCTGGGCACGGAGCTGCGGGAGGACGACATCGAACGATTCAGCGATGATTACGGCCGGGTGGTAAAGTCTCGTTTCAACCTTTGA
- a CDS encoding ATP-dependent RecD-like DNA helicase, with protein sequence MRDPSPTPQPWVAALGPSLAEALPRLYGSHCDPLIGELIHALTAALARGELELDLNGPAPAGVSEASWPEGHGRAVADSPLCRDPDGPLALEAGRLQWRRWQRQRQEVIEALISRSGSLKPPASGAMAGAEGLPELAALDGRQRQAVAAVLNHGLVLLEGGPGTGKTSTVAAMIAAVRAAEPGGRLHLAAPTGKAAGRLRAATGGTIPCTTLHRLLESRGDRFGRHRGRPLELDLLVVDEVSMLDLGLMAALLEALPGSCRLVLVGDPGQLPPIAPGAVLQELQRPEHRDQLGAAAITLTTTYRNAGAIAAVASALRQGLATGAVTTNPIASILPLLKALEPSDNLQWRHGSPRTLPPELLERLRRHQASLAGLAANCRPGTGTGQGGHALLAERDRLLVMAPQRQGPWGLEAIHRSLLGGRLDGVLQDLPPGTPVLCRRNLPELDLANGDVGLLVGGPGPSARLLFGDGEGELLWIHPGQLAGAAEPALALTVHKAQGSEADEVIVLLPSGGSQDGRLLYTALTRARQRALLLTAAASSVYEK encoded by the coding sequence ATGAGGGATCCCAGCCCCACCCCCCAGCCCTGGGTGGCGGCCCTCGGCCCCAGCCTGGCCGAAGCCCTGCCGCGTCTCTACGGCAGCCACTGTGATCCCCTGATCGGCGAGCTGATTCACGCCCTCACCGCCGCCCTGGCACGGGGGGAACTGGAGCTGGATCTGAACGGACCGGCACCGGCCGGCGTCAGCGAAGCGTCCTGGCCGGAGGGCCACGGCAGAGCCGTGGCCGACAGTCCGCTCTGCAGGGATCCGGACGGCCCCCTGGCCCTGGAGGCGGGACGGCTGCAGTGGCGCCGCTGGCAACGGCAGCGGCAGGAGGTGATCGAGGCCCTGATCTCCCGTTCCGGCAGCCTGAAACCACCGGCTTCTGGGGCGATGGCCGGGGCCGAGGGTCTTCCCGAGCTGGCGGCCCTCGATGGGCGCCAGCGGCAGGCGGTGGCCGCGGTGCTGAACCACGGACTGGTGCTGCTGGAAGGGGGTCCCGGCACCGGCAAGACCAGCACGGTGGCCGCCATGATCGCGGCCGTCCGGGCCGCGGAGCCGGGCGGCCGCCTGCACCTGGCGGCACCCACCGGTAAGGCGGCGGGCCGCCTGCGGGCCGCCACCGGGGGCACCATTCCCTGCACGACCCTGCACCGGCTGCTGGAGAGCCGCGGCGACCGGTTCGGCCGTCACCGCGGCCGCCCCCTCGAGCTCGACCTGCTGGTGGTGGATGAGGTGTCGATGCTGGACCTGGGCCTGATGGCCGCCCTGCTGGAGGCCCTGCCCGGCAGCTGCCGGCTGGTGCTGGTGGGCGACCCGGGCCAGCTGCCGCCGATCGCGCCGGGGGCCGTGCTCCAGGAGCTGCAACGGCCCGAGCACCGGGACCAGCTCGGAGCCGCCGCCATCACCCTGACCACCACCTACCGCAACGCCGGGGCGATTGCCGCGGTGGCCAGCGCCCTGCGCCAGGGCCTGGCCACCGGCGCCGTCACCACCAACCCGATCGCCTCCATCCTGCCGCTGCTCAAGGCCCTGGAGCCCTCCGACAACCTGCAGTGGCGTCATGGCTCCCCCCGGACCCTGCCACCGGAGCTGCTGGAGCGGCTGCGCCGCCACCAGGCCTCCCTGGCGGGGCTGGCGGCAAACTGCCGGCCAGGAACGGGAACCGGTCAAGGCGGCCACGCACTGCTCGCCGAGCGCGACCGGCTGCTGGTGATGGCCCCCCAGCGCCAGGGCCCCTGGGGGCTGGAGGCGATCCATCGGAGCCTGCTGGGGGGACGACTGGACGGCGTCCTGCAGGATCTGCCGCCGGGCACCCCCGTGCTCTGCCGCCGCAACCTGCCGGAACTGGATCTGGCCAACGGGGATGTGGGGCTGCTCGTGGGCGGACCGGGGCCGTCGGCGCGGCTGCTGTTCGGCGATGGTGAGGGGGAGCTGCTCTGGATCCATCCCGGCCAGCTGGCTGGGGCGGCCGAGCCCGCCTTGGCCCTGACGGTGCACAAGGCCCAGGGCAGCGAAGCCGACGAGGTGATCGTGCTGCTGCCCAGCGGCGGATCCCAGGATGGCCGCCTGCTCTACACCGCCCTGACCCGTGCCAGGCAGCGCGCCCTGCTGCTCACCGCTGCGGCCTCAAGTGTCTACGAAAAGTGA
- a CDS encoding UvrD-helicase domain-containing protein — MTTIEAPSPESFDANAVSLDDGVLLLEASAGTGKTFALAHLVLRLLAERRLGLRQLLVVTYTNAAAAELRDRIGRRIQEALTGLQPPPGWRTPDPVLEEWLERQPGEAGARGTVQGLLLLALEELDAADITTIHGFCQRTLRRQAMEAARPPDLTVETDAGELVRQVAHDYWQQQVLALPLHLVEGLATAAGLDDLERLLQLLDGDPGLVLEPLPDGLSLERPLVEQQETLWHQPWRNFKQAWAAQGQDLDQAFRNAAGEWRAAGASRLTPYAPRPTTDHCGRVEAWLAGQDDGGSYAAVRTEKELEGYFHPQTFCRVARSVEGPERDIRLPCPDLLQAVAALREGPAEAVLLHGCHWGRAELARRRARSGSIGFAQLLEGLDPGPEATAATPLLRAVGERYRAALIDEFQDTDPVQWRILRLAFADDAHLLVMVGDPKQAIYRFRGGDLDTYRRARRSAARVLALQENRRSSPALIDGLNRLMAPAGLPRSLLPVPEVQARSRRRGPDGMAPVRLLWLGSERTAGAPLPSKSALESLLPDQVAGAVAELLEEAPALVAGDGQPARPLRAGDIALLVHNHHQAEQQRSALERQGIASRLVSKADVFASPAATALQRLLDALADPADPNRLRLLAASPLLAWSAERIAAAEPGAWSELAGRLQALARDLPDQGPLGVLSQLVDGEGLARLSAGGRLLADLQQVAELLQERLHVEHLALEAAADWLRRLRLDQSRASGTIPESHQAHSDKVDEAVTVITVHRSKGLEFPVVVCPYLWEAAGTAPSGRHGPGIRWQPPGSAASHLDLHLRPSWGQGWQALRQQRQAERAERERLAYVAVTRAQHLLVLAWAPAKGQQANPLFPWLFAGEPLPDPEDGDSAAALGDDDWQARLRQEITQRSLELDLRQPPTQPPSRLRRTQPPEAIAALGCGPVPLRRLDTAWGRSSYTAWTRAVHGTPVSVAALDEGRDTSDPSPAEEAPEAGDGLWPEQGPLAGFARGAAAGDCLHRMLEQLDYRRPTDAAANRELVERELRRAGLEADPLEPLLQGLELVRLTPFGAELGSLRVADLGPERRLNEMNFDLTLGFARAAGLAAAFADHPGGAFGAAYAATVAALPVASRGFLTGSIDLIFTATGADGQERWWVADWKSNWLGRRDSEGRPLACGPRHYGQEAMAALMAHSHYPLQAHLYLVALHRYLGWRLPDYAPERHLGGYAYVFLRGAPGETGARALPGAVPGLFVERPPLARVLALDGALGGHAAAGIAAGSR, encoded by the coding sequence ATGACCACCATCGAGGCCCCATCCCCCGAAAGCTTCGATGCCAATGCCGTCTCTCTTGATGACGGCGTGCTGCTGCTGGAGGCCAGCGCCGGCACCGGCAAGACCTTCGCCCTGGCCCACCTGGTGCTGCGGCTCCTGGCCGAGCGGCGGCTGGGGCTACGGCAGCTGCTGGTGGTGACCTACACCAACGCGGCGGCGGCGGAACTGCGCGACCGCATCGGCCGTCGGATCCAGGAGGCCCTCACTGGCCTCCAGCCCCCCCCCGGCTGGCGGACACCCGATCCCGTGCTGGAGGAGTGGCTGGAGCGCCAGCCGGGCGAGGCCGGAGCCCGGGGCACGGTGCAGGGCCTGCTGCTGCTGGCCCTTGAGGAGCTCGACGCCGCCGACATCACCACCATCCATGGCTTCTGCCAGCGCACGCTGCGGCGCCAGGCCATGGAGGCCGCCCGGCCCCCCGACCTGACGGTGGAGACCGATGCCGGTGAACTGGTGCGCCAGGTCGCTCACGATTACTGGCAACAGCAGGTGCTGGCCCTTCCCCTGCATTTGGTGGAGGGGCTGGCGACGGCTGCCGGCCTGGACGATCTGGAGCGCCTGTTGCAGCTGCTCGACGGGGACCCCGGCCTGGTCCTTGAGCCCCTGCCCGATGGCCTGAGCCTGGAACGGCCGCTGGTGGAGCAGCAGGAGACGCTGTGGCACCAGCCCTGGAGAAACTTCAAGCAGGCCTGGGCGGCCCAGGGCCAGGACCTGGATCAGGCCTTCCGGAACGCCGCCGGCGAGTGGCGCGCCGCCGGCGCCAGCAGACTCACTCCCTATGCCCCCAGGCCCACAACCGACCACTGCGGCAGGGTCGAAGCCTGGCTCGCCGGCCAGGACGACGGCGGCAGTTACGCCGCCGTCCGCACCGAGAAGGAGCTGGAGGGGTACTTCCACCCCCAAACCTTCTGCCGGGTGGCCCGATCGGTGGAGGGCCCCGAGCGGGACATCCGGCTGCCCTGCCCGGACCTGCTGCAGGCGGTGGCCGCCCTGCGGGAGGGTCCGGCCGAAGCGGTGCTGCTGCATGGCTGCCACTGGGGACGGGCCGAGCTGGCCCGGCGGCGGGCACGCAGCGGCAGCATCGGCTTCGCCCAGCTGCTCGAGGGGCTCGACCCGGGCCCGGAGGCCACGGCGGCCACGCCCCTGCTGCGGGCGGTGGGGGAGCGGTACCGGGCGGCCCTGATCGACGAGTTCCAGGACACCGACCCCGTCCAATGGCGCATCCTGCGGCTGGCCTTCGCCGATGACGCCCACCTGCTGGTGATGGTGGGCGATCCCAAGCAGGCCATCTACCGCTTCCGTGGCGGCGACCTGGACACCTACCGGCGGGCCCGCCGCAGCGCCGCCCGCGTGCTCGCCCTGCAGGAGAACCGGCGCTCCAGCCCGGCACTGATCGATGGCCTCAACAGGCTGATGGCCCCGGCGGGCTTGCCCCGCTCCTTGCTGCCGGTGCCGGAGGTGCAGGCCCGATCCCGGCGCCGCGGCCCCGACGGCATGGCCCCGGTGCGCCTGCTCTGGCTTGGCAGTGAGCGGACGGCCGGGGCCCCCCTGCCCAGCAAGAGCGCGCTGGAGAGCCTGCTGCCCGACCAGGTGGCCGGGGCCGTCGCGGAGCTGCTGGAGGAGGCCCCCGCCCTGGTGGCGGGCGACGGCCAGCCCGCCCGCCCCCTCCGGGCCGGCGACATCGCCCTGCTGGTCCACAACCACCACCAGGCGGAGCAGCAGCGCAGCGCCCTGGAGCGCCAGGGCATCGCCAGCCGGCTGGTGAGCAAGGCCGATGTGTTCGCCAGTCCGGCAGCCACCGCCCTGCAGCGGCTGCTGGATGCCCTCGCCGATCCGGCCGATCCCAACCGTCTGCGGCTGCTGGCCGCCTCCCCCCTGCTCGCCTGGTCGGCCGAGCGGATCGCCGCCGCCGAGCCGGGCGCATGGAGTGAGCTGGCCGGACGGCTTCAGGCCCTGGCCAGGGATCTGCCCGATCAGGGACCGCTCGGGGTGCTCTCCCAGCTGGTGGACGGCGAAGGTCTGGCCCGACTGAGCGCCGGCGGCCGGTTGCTGGCGGATCTGCAACAGGTGGCCGAACTGCTGCAGGAACGGCTGCACGTGGAGCACCTCGCCCTGGAGGCCGCCGCCGACTGGCTGCGGCGGCTGCGGCTGGACCAGAGCCGGGCGTCCGGAACCATCCCGGAGTCCCACCAGGCCCACAGCGACAAGGTGGACGAGGCGGTCACGGTGATCACGGTGCACCGCAGCAAGGGCCTGGAGTTTCCCGTGGTGGTCTGCCCCTATCTCTGGGAGGCGGCCGGCACCGCTCCATCGGGCCGGCACGGGCCAGGGATCCGCTGGCAGCCGCCCGGCAGCGCCGCGTCCCACCTCGACCTTCACCTGCGCCCCTCCTGGGGCCAGGGATGGCAGGCACTCCGCCAGCAGCGGCAGGCCGAACGGGCCGAACGGGAGCGGCTGGCCTACGTGGCCGTCACCCGCGCCCAGCACCTGCTGGTGCTGGCCTGGGCACCGGCGAAGGGGCAGCAGGCCAACCCCCTGTTCCCCTGGCTGTTTGCCGGCGAGCCCCTGCCCGATCCCGAGGATGGGGACTCTGCCGCGGCCCTGGGCGACGACGACTGGCAGGCGCGGCTGCGGCAGGAGATCACCCAGCGTTCGCTGGAGCTGGATCTGCGCCAGCCCCCCACGCAGCCGCCCAGCCGTCTCCGCCGGACCCAGCCCCCGGAGGCGATCGCCGCCCTGGGCTGCGGCCCCGTGCCCCTGCGCCGCCTGGACACGGCCTGGGGCCGCAGCAGCTACACCGCCTGGACCCGCGCTGTCCACGGCACCCCGGTGTCGGTGGCGGCCCTCGACGAAGGCCGGGACACCAGTGATCCCAGCCCCGCCGAGGAGGCCCCGGAGGCTGGGGACGGCCTGTGGCCCGAGCAGGGCCCCTTGGCCGGTTTCGCCCGCGGTGCGGCCGCCGGCGACTGCCTGCACCGGATGCTGGAGCAGCTGGACTATCGCCGTCCCACCGACGCGGCGGCCAACCGGGAGCTGGTGGAGCGGGAGCTGCGCCGGGCCGGCCTGGAGGCGGACCCGCTGGAGCCGCTGCTGCAGGGACTGGAGCTGGTGCGCCTCACCCCCTTCGGCGCCGAGCTGGGGTCCCTGCGGGTGGCCGACCTGGGGCCGGAGCGCCGGCTGAACGAGATGAACTTCGATCTCACCCTCGGCTTCGCCAGGGCCGCGGGCCTAGCGGCGGCCTTCGCCGACCACCCCGGCGGCGCCTTCGGGGCCGCCTATGCCGCCACGGTGGCGGCCCTGCCGGTGGCCAGCCGCGGCTTCCTCACCGGTTCCATCGACCTGATCTTCACCGCCACGGGGGCCGACGGACAGGAGCGCTGGTGGGTGGCCGACTGGAAGAGCAACTGGCTGGGCCGGCGGGACAGCGAGGGCCGCCCCCTGGCCTGTGGCCCCCGCCACTACGGCCAGGAGGCGATGGCCGCCCTGATGGCCCACAGCCACTACCCCCTCCAGGCCCACCTCTATCTGGTGGCCCTGCACCGCTACCTGGGCTGGCGCCTGCCGGACTACGCGCCGGAGCGCCATCTGGGGGGCTATGCCTACGTCTTCCTGCGCGGCGCCCCCGGCGAAACAGGGGCGCGGGCCCTGCCCGGAGCGGTGCCGGGCCTGTTCGTGGAACGGCCGCCCCTGGCCCGGGTGCTCGCCCTCGACGGCGCCCTGGGCGGCCACGCTGCAGCCGGTATCGCAGCGGGGTCGCGATGA